In Flavobacterium sp. WV_118_3, one DNA window encodes the following:
- a CDS encoding efflux RND transporter permease subunit, which yields MIKTFINRPVLSTVISIIITILGILGLTSLPIEQYPEIAPPTVQVSATYTGANAETVLNSVVTPIEEEINGVEGMTYMTSTSANNGAANISVFFELGVNPDIAAVNVQNRVARATSKLPQAVVNTGVTTIKSQTSALMFFALYSNNKDYDETFIQNYARINLVPKLQRVKGVGQVNVFGAKDYSMRIWIDPEKMANYKVVPSDIQDALREQNLEAAPGKFGENADGVYEYVIKYKGRLSKISEYENIIIKSTGNGNFLRLKDVATVELGAFNYGAKNMAMGKQGVAVGIFQTSGSNAQDIMTEVIHILEESKGTFPKGIDYVIPYNSKTFLDASIAKVVSTLIEAFILVFIVVFVFLQDIRSTLIPAIAVPVAIVGTFFFLQLFGFSINMLTLFAMILAIGIVVDDAIVVVEAVHAKLDHGIKDAKQATISAMDEITGAIVSITLVMSAVFVPVSFLKGPSGVFYKQFAITLAVAIVISAINALTLSPALCALFLKPHDDSEHAKKGLKDRFFTAFNTAFDSMNNKYSKSLNFLVKRKWITGISLLAVTGITLLLFNTTPSGFIPNEDRGIIMGDLTLPPGTTLEKTQLAVNELDSILASMDIIESRMSVVGFSLLNNVNGGSYAFTVIKLKDWAHRKEATQSIEAVVGELFGRTAQFKDARALFFTPPSVQGFGTADGFEFKLQSKADDDWATISKVTGEFLQALNQRPEIQYAMTNFNPNFPQYQLDINIEKTKDAGISVSDIFNTLQGYYGGLYTTDFNSFGKQYRVMIQAKPEDRATEQSLDKIYIKNRNDELVAISQFVSLKKTYGPESVTRFNLLKSVNVNGKAKPGYSSGDAIKAIEEVAAQHLPNNYTYEFSGMTREEIASGGQAIGVFLLSLIFVYFLLSAQYESYLLPLSVILSLPVGIAGAIGFVKLAGLENNIYFQIALIMLIGLLAKNAILIVEFAIQRRRHGMSLFESAVEGAKARLRPILMTSFAFIFGLLPLALANGIGAVGNRSIGMGAVGGMLVGTILGVFFIPVLFVIFQGLQERITGKTAAQKAAEQDSENVAL from the coding sequence ATGATTAAAACATTTATAAACAGACCGGTACTTTCTACCGTAATCTCCATCATCATAACCATTCTGGGTATCTTGGGATTAACGTCGTTACCCATCGAACAATACCCGGAAATTGCACCGCCAACCGTACAGGTTAGTGCTACCTATACCGGAGCCAATGCCGAAACGGTTTTAAACAGTGTTGTAACGCCAATCGAAGAAGAAATCAACGGTGTGGAAGGAATGACCTATATGACGTCGACATCGGCCAATAACGGTGCGGCCAATATTAGCGTATTCTTCGAATTGGGAGTAAATCCCGATATCGCTGCTGTAAACGTACAAAACCGTGTGGCACGTGCTACCAGTAAACTACCGCAAGCCGTAGTCAATACCGGTGTAACCACCATTAAAAGTCAGACGAGTGCGTTGATGTTCTTCGCTTTATATTCGAACAATAAAGATTATGACGAGACGTTTATCCAAAACTACGCCCGTATCAACCTGGTACCGAAATTACAACGTGTAAAAGGGGTTGGTCAGGTAAACGTATTTGGTGCCAAAGACTACTCGATGCGTATCTGGATCGATCCGGAGAAAATGGCCAACTATAAAGTAGTGCCGTCCGATATTCAGGATGCGTTACGCGAACAAAACTTAGAAGCTGCACCGGGTAAATTTGGTGAAAACGCAGATGGTGTTTACGAATACGTAATCAAATATAAAGGACGTTTATCTAAAATTTCAGAATACGAAAACATCATTATCAAATCGACCGGAAACGGAAATTTCCTTCGATTAAAAGATGTAGCGACTGTCGAATTAGGAGCCTTTAACTACGGCGCCAAAAACATGGCAATGGGTAAACAAGGTGTGGCTGTTGGTATCTTCCAGACATCCGGATCGAACGCTCAGGACATCATGACAGAAGTAATCCATATTTTGGAAGAAAGTAAAGGTACGTTCCCTAAAGGTATTGATTATGTAATCCCTTACAACTCGAAAACCTTCCTTGATGCGTCGATCGCGAAAGTAGTTTCGACATTGATAGAAGCCTTTATTCTGGTATTTATCGTAGTATTCGTATTCCTTCAGGACATCCGCTCTACCTTGATTCCGGCCATTGCCGTACCGGTTGCGATTGTAGGTACCTTCTTCTTCCTCCAATTATTCGGATTCTCGATCAATATGCTTACGTTGTTTGCGATGATTCTGGCGATTGGTATCGTAGTGGATGACGCCATCGTAGTTGTGGAAGCCGTTCACGCCAAGCTCGACCACGGTATAAAAGACGCCAAACAAGCGACGATTTCGGCTATGGACGAGATCACCGGAGCGATTGTTTCGATCACCCTGGTTATGTCGGCAGTATTCGTACCGGTTTCCTTCCTGAAAGGACCATCCGGAGTATTCTACAAACAGTTTGCGATTACATTGGCCGTTGCGATTGTGATTTCGGCGATCAACGCCTTAACCTTGAGTCCGGCGCTTTGTGCCCTGTTCTTAAAACCGCATGACGATTCGGAACATGCTAAAAAAGGATTAAAAGATCGTTTCTTTACCGCGTTCAACACGGCATTCGATTCGATGAACAACAAATACAGTAAGTCGTTAAACTTCCTGGTTAAAAGAAAATGGATCACCGGAATCTCTTTATTAGCAGTAACGGGTATTACATTACTATTATTCAACACCACTCCATCCGGGTTTATTCCGAATGAAGACCGTGGTATCATTATGGGTGATTTAACCTTACCTCCGGGAACCACTTTAGAAAAAACACAATTAGCCGTTAACGAGCTGGATTCTATTTTAGCCTCTATGGACATTATCGAATCCCGTATGAGTGTGGTTGGTTTCAGTTTATTAAACAACGTAAATGGTGGTTCATATGCCTTTACCGTTATCAAATTAAAAGACTGGGCGCACCGTAAAGAAGCGACCCAATCGATTGAAGCGGTAGTTGGTGAACTATTCGGACGTACAGCACAATTTAAAGATGCCCGAGCGTTATTCTTTACACCTCCGAGTGTACAGGGATTTGGTACGGCAGACGGATTTGAGTTTAAGCTACAATCCAAAGCAGATGACGACTGGGCAACCATTAGTAAAGTGACCGGTGAGTTTTTACAAGCCCTAAACCAACGTCCGGAAATCCAGTATGCGATGACCAACTTTAACCCGAACTTCCCACAATACCAGTTGGACATTAACATTGAAAAAACGAAAGATGCCGGTATCAGTGTATCCGATATTTTCAATACGCTACAAGGGTATTACGGAGGATTATATACCACCGACTTTAACAGCTTTGGTAAACAATATCGTGTGATGATTCAGGCGAAACCGGAAGATCGTGCTACGGAACAAAGTTTGGATAAGATTTATATCAAAAACCGAAATGACGAATTAGTAGCGATAAGCCAGTTCGTAAGCCTTAAGAAAACCTATGGACCGGAATCGGTTACGCGTTTTAACTTATTAAAATCGGTTAACGTGAACGGTAAAGCCAAACCGGGATACAGTTCCGGGGACGCGATTAAAGCGATTGAAGAAGTAGCCGCGCAACATTTACCAAACAACTATACGTATGAGTTTTCCGGTATGACCCGTGAGGAGATTGCTTCCGGAGGTCAGGCAATTGGTGTATTCCTGTTGAGTTTGATTTTCGTATACTTCCTGTTAAGTGCACAGTACGAAAGTTATTTACTACCGTTATCGGTAATCCTATCGTTACCGGTAGGTATTGCAGGAGCCATCGGATTTGTAAAACTGGCCGGTCTGGAAAACAACATTTACTTCCAGATTGCACTGATCATGCTTATCGGATTACTCGCGAAAAATGCCATTCTGATCGTAGAGTTTGCCATCCAGCGTAGACGTCATGGCATGAGCCTGTTCGAATCGGCTGTTGAAGGAGCTAAAGCCCGTTTACGACCGATCCTGATGACTTCTTTCGCCTTTATCTTTGGTCTGTTGCCACTGGCTTTAGCCAACGGAATTGGAGCCGTAGGTAACCGTTCCATTGGTATGGGGGCTGTTGGAGGAATGTTAGTCGGTACTATTTTAGGGGTATTCTTTATTCCGGTATTGTTTGTGATCTTCCAGGGACTACAGGAACGTATTACCGGAAAAACAGCAGCTCAAAAAGCGGCCGAGCAGGATTCTGAAAATGTTGCATTATAA